DNA sequence from the Calditrichota bacterium genome:
TATTATTTGCAAAACAAAATTTTAACAAGTTGGTTGCAAGTTTATTTTTAGGGTTAGATAATATTCTGGTAATTGCGGTTATGCTGCCTATGGCCTATACAAGTGCACTCTATCCGGTGCTTTTCTTAACCAATATTATTGGTGTACGTTTTTTATTGGGCAGGCGGCTTGGCAGGATTAGTATTGCTTTTGCTTTGGGTTTGTTTGTAGTTGTTATGGGTGCATATTCTTTTGCAGGGCTCGTCCAAAATGCGATTTATTATTTTGCACTAAATTTCTTTCCGGCCCTTATTATCAATTCTTTGAGCTCGTTTTCATTAAATGTGATTGCTACTTTGCAGCGCAAACAAAAAAATCTGGAGTTTGAAAACAGCAAACTTGATAAAACGTTTAATGACTTAAAACGCGAACTATTTTTAAACTCTCAAATCGTCACATCGCTAAATAAGGATGTAAAAAGAAGAAATATTGAAATTAAAAATATTCTCAATTTAAGTGGCCAGCTAAATATTAACTCTGATTCGAAAAAAGCCATCGAATCATTTTTATACACAGTAATTGGACAGCTCGGTTGTAAACATGCTTTAATCCTGACGCAAAATAATCGTGAAAACAATTATTACAGCACATTCTCAGCAAAAGGATTAAAGAGTTCTGATCTTGACAGGATACGTATTTATCTTGGCAGCAACCTGTTAAATACTTTTGCTTCTACTAGGGAACCATTACTCGAAAAAAATATCCCAAAAGATGATTTGTATGCAGATGAAGTTAAAATGCTCAAATTTTTTGCCAACGATTTGTTTTGTCCGATTGTAATAAAAGGCGAGTTGAAAGGGGTTTTAATTGTTGGTGAAAAACTAAGCGGTGCAAAATTTAGTGAAGAAGATATAAACATGATTTCGATTGTTGCCAACCAGGCTGCTTTTGTAATGGAGCAGACGATGGTTACTTCGGAATTTCAGGATATTTATTTTAAAACCATTAAAGCTATGATGAAATCCCTTGAAGCAAAATATGTTTTTGCCCGCGGCCATAATACGCGAACGGCAAATTATGTGAATATTATTGCCCAAAAAATGGGATTAAGCCAGACAGAAATCAAAGAGCTTACTTATGGCACTTTGCTTCATGATGTAGGTAAAATAGCAATCCGTGATGAATATTTGCTCGATCCAAATGTGTTCAGTGAAAATCAACCAACAATGAAAAACAAAATTCTTGAACATACTATAAAAGGGGCTTCAATTCTTAAATCGTCTGGGTTTGAAGAAAATATTGTAAACCTGGCAATGCATCACCATGAAGATTTTAATGGTAAGGGTTTTCCACATGGATTGGGCGAACTGGATATTCCATTTGGTGTTCGAATCCTTTCTGTCTGTAATACTTACGATGCAATGACCTCTGACCGCCCGCATAGAAAAGCCCTTCCTGATGTGACTGCACGAGAGTATTTGGAATACAATTCCAGCAAGAAATTTGATCCACAAGTTGTAAAAGCCTTTTTAAACGAGTTATCAATAAATAAAGAAATGCAAAAATTTCACTAAATTTTGCTGATATTTTTCTATCTCTTACCGAATGTGTTATGCATCACCGACGTTGCGATCGGTATCTATCATATTAAAAAACATTTCAATCATATCTAAAATAGTGTGTTTTAAGGGGTTTAAAGTGAAAACTATTTTCAAAGCAAGCTTAATTCTAACCGTTTTAATATCGTCTTTGTTTGCACAATCTCCCGAAATATTAAAACTGCGTCTTGATCAGAATGAGGATCAGAGCAAACCGCTTTCTTTAAATATAAAGATTGAAACAGCGTCGAGCACATCCCGCGCTGTTTTTGTTGAATTGCCCGCAGGACTTAAACCTGTTTTGTCTTCAGCCAGGCAAGGAGAAAATACATTTTGGCTATTTAATGGCAAGCAGGAGATAACAAAAGACAACGTGCTGGGGTGGTATGCTCAGGACAATGGATTGGTTTTGCATTACACGGATAAAAGTGGTGAGCTTGAAATTGAGCTTGTTCCGGATGAAAGCCGTATAAAGCGTTTTGAAGATATTGATGTTAAAATTTACTCCGTTTCAAAAACCGGGCAGAATTTCGAGATAGAAAAAACAGTTCTTGCCCAATCTAATATTTCTGTTAAAAAAGTGGAAAAAGAGTAATGATTAAAAAAAGTTTACTTTCATTAGGGATAATATTTTCTGTTTCATCTTTCTTGTTTGCAGGGCAAGGCGATAGTACAGGCAATGACTATATGTGGACCCAGGATTTTGGTACACCTAGAATTAATTATAATTGGATTGACATAAAAGATGGAACATCTCTATTCTTCGGTGGCATAGACAACCAATTGTCCACCGCAATTCCTTTACCATTCACTTTTTATTTTTATGGTCAGGCCAAAAGCAATATTTACGTTTCTGCAAATGGCTATATAACTTTTGTTGATCAAGGTGTTACAACAGATCCGTTTGGTGGGAATGTTACAATTCCAAGCGCATCCGCACCGGATTCTATGATTGCTCCTTACTGGGGCGAATTAACCGGCGGGGGAACTCAACAAGCAAACGTTTATGTTAAGTCTGTTGGGAGTGCTCCATTTAGACAATATGTTATTCAATGGCATTTACCTGATGGCGGATCCTCAGTAGAATTTCAGGCAATTCTATATGAAGGCAGTAATAATATAAAATTCCAATGGGGCAAAATGGATGTTGGCGATCCCGGCGGTAGTGAAACAGTTGGTTTGCAGGCTACGAGTTCAAAAGCATTAGAATATAGTTTTGATAATACTCCGGGTGCCAATTCAATAAGTGAATATACGGCTGTGCTTTTTCATGGCGAAGGTGTTAGCGGTGTTGATGCGGCCATCTCTCCTTCATCAGTTTCAACCAGCACTTCTCAGGAATTCACATATGTATTCAATAATATCAGCCCCAGCAGCACAGACCTTCTTGGTAAATTAGATTCGGTTGCAATTACTCTACCCGCAGCTTTTTCATCAACACCAACAGTGACCTCAATAAAAATAAATGATGGTGCTGCATTTATTCAGAATTCAGCTACTAAACCGGAAGATCGTGGATTTGCTACATGGCAGGTTAGCGGTAGTAATATTATTGTTCAAACGGCTGATTTTGAGGTGATCGATTCGTTGATTGTGAAATTTATTGAGCAAACACCCGCTGCAGTGAGTTCAGGAAACTCTTTTACGTCTGAATATGGCGCAGAGCTTGATACAACATCGGGACCTCAGAGCTCGGTTGAAGATGCTCTTGGTTGGGATGT
Encoded proteins:
- a CDS encoding HD domain-containing protein; translated protein: MLKVYNYIKDHRSKSVSLFKVFTTVLIGIVSLSVHFFAAAPQSFILLLITFASAFTTIVWHLLFAKQNFNKLVASLFLGLDNILVIAVMLPMAYTSALYPVLFLTNIIGVRFLLGRRLGRISIAFALGLFVVVMGAYSFAGLVQNAIYYFALNFFPALIINSLSSFSLNVIATLQRKQKNLEFENSKLDKTFNDLKRELFLNSQIVTSLNKDVKRRNIEIKNILNLSGQLNINSDSKKAIESFLYTVIGQLGCKHALILTQNNRENNYYSTFSAKGLKSSDLDRIRIYLGSNLLNTFASTREPLLEKNIPKDDLYADEVKMLKFFANDLFCPIVIKGELKGVLIVGEKLSGAKFSEEDINMISIVANQAAFVMEQTMVTSEFQDIYFKTIKAMMKSLEAKYVFARGHNTRTANYVNIIAQKMGLSQTEIKELTYGTLLHDVGKIAIRDEYLLDPNVFSENQPTMKNKILEHTIKGASILKSSGFEENIVNLAMHHHEDFNGKGFPHGLGELDIPFGVRILSVCNTYDAMTSDRPHRKALPDVTAREYLEYNSSKKFDPQVVKAFLNELSINKEMQKFH